The Streptomyces sp. CC0208 genome window below encodes:
- a CDS encoding substrate-binding domain-containing protein, with translation MNTPPPPRTSLRSLRVAALTSVAVLLLAGCSGAGGDLGGGTDAAKGADGAGLKIALITHGGEGDSFWERVQKGAEAAAAKDGVDLTYANDSDPAGQAQLVRDAISDRVDGIAVTLAKPAAMRAPVAAARAAGIPVVGLNSGIDAWKSQGLLEYFGEDEIVAGAAVGDKLNGLKVKHALCVIHERGNVALEARCAGVKKTFGGETENLYVEGTDPEAVDTVLTARLRQNPGIDEVVTLGAQFALDAVDSVKAAGSRAHVATFDLNNDLVKAVRAGDVQFAVDQQPYLQGYLAVDSLWLYRTNGNISGGGVAPVLTGPAFVTRTNVAAVAKFAAAGTR, from the coding sequence ATGAACACTCCTCCCCCACCTCGGACTTCCTTGAGATCCCTGCGCGTGGCCGCCCTCACCTCCGTCGCCGTGCTGCTTCTCGCCGGCTGCTCCGGCGCCGGCGGCGACCTCGGCGGGGGCACAGACGCGGCGAAGGGCGCGGACGGCGCCGGGCTGAAGATCGCCCTGATCACCCACGGCGGCGAGGGCGACTCCTTCTGGGAACGTGTGCAGAAGGGGGCCGAGGCCGCCGCCGCCAAGGACGGTGTCGACCTGACGTACGCCAACGACTCCGATCCGGCGGGGCAGGCCCAGCTGGTGCGCGACGCGATCAGCGACCGGGTCGACGGCATCGCGGTGACCCTGGCCAAGCCGGCCGCGATGAGGGCCCCGGTGGCCGCGGCCCGGGCGGCCGGCATTCCGGTGGTGGGCCTCAACTCCGGTATCGACGCCTGGAAGTCGCAGGGACTGCTGGAGTACTTCGGCGAGGACGAGATCGTCGCCGGCGCGGCCGTCGGCGACAAGCTGAACGGCCTGAAGGTCAAGCACGCGCTGTGCGTCATCCACGAGCGGGGCAATGTCGCCCTGGAGGCGCGCTGCGCCGGAGTGAAGAAGACGTTCGGCGGCGAGACCGAGAACCTGTACGTGGAGGGCACCGACCCCGAGGCCGTGGACACCGTCCTCACGGCCAGGCTGCGGCAGAACCCCGGCATCGACGAGGTCGTCACCCTCGGCGCGCAGTTCGCGCTGGATGCCGTGGACTCGGTGAAGGCCGCCGGCAGCAGGGCCCACGTCGCCACCTTCGACCTCAACAACGACCTGGTCAAGGCGGTCCGCGCCGGGGACGTGCAGTTCGCGGTGGACCAGCAGCCGTATCTGCAGGGCTACCTCGCCGTGGACTCGCTGTGGCTGTACCGGACCAACGGCAACATCAGCGGGGGCGGCGTGGCTCCCGTGCTCACCGGGCCCGCGTTCGTCACCCGGACGAACGTCGCCGCGGTCGCGAAGTTCGCCGCCGCGGGCACGCGGTGA